Proteins from a genomic interval of Micromonospora sp. NBC_00389:
- a CDS encoding SOUL family heme-binding protein, producing the protein MTERQPYRVVARHPGFELRRYPAHLVAEMQVEASFTRAPLEAFRPLAAYLGGANRTRHPAGLTTPVMPEATGTEKIPMTVPVVQEEGERPGAYLVQFVMPANSTAATLPEPVDPRVRIREIPAQLAAAMRFSGRWTEQAFGQRATALGRAVTAARLQPTGAIRYARFDSPWKPWFLRRNEVVLPVVE; encoded by the coding sequence ATGACCGAGCGGCAGCCGTACCGGGTGGTGGCCCGACACCCGGGCTTCGAGCTGCGCCGGTACCCGGCCCACCTGGTGGCCGAGATGCAGGTCGAGGCGTCGTTCACCAGGGCACCGCTGGAGGCGTTCCGGCCGCTGGCCGCGTACCTCGGGGGCGCCAACCGGACACGGCACCCGGCCGGGCTGACGACACCGGTGATGCCGGAGGCCACCGGCACGGAGAAGATCCCGATGACCGTGCCGGTGGTCCAGGAGGAGGGCGAGCGGCCGGGCGCGTACCTGGTTCAGTTCGTCATGCCGGCCAACTCCACCGCCGCCACCCTGCCCGAGCCGGTGGACCCCCGAGTGCGGATCCGCGAGATCCCGGCACAGCTCGCGGCGGCGATGCGTTTCTCCGGGCGGTGGACGGAGCAGGCATTCGGGCAGCGGGCCACCGCGCTCGGCCGGGCGGTCACAGCCGCCCGGCTGCAACCCACCGGCGCCATCCGGTACGCCCGCTTCGACTCGCCGTGGAAGCCGTGGTTCCTGCGCCGCAACGAGGTCGTGCTGCCGGTGGTGGAGTGA
- a CDS encoding YqeB family protein, with product MDVAGNRPRTVVSGGPLELVVMWGGFPLLGAATGGLLALAAGWVAGLPWAPVQWLFGLLDRLPDAQAIAGTAAVGALAGLVVAGNGTAERLIVTVDAAQVRLRRAGKDRTVGRAETRAVFVDDGRLVLLDSDGAELARESTDLPADRLAAAFRTHGWGWADGDPHRSAYRLWVPELPGLPTGADALLRARDRAVRKDRRDDARELRRELGRLGVVLRDEEKRQYWRLNGRAVTPGQQETTSAERGPEGR from the coding sequence ATGGATGTCGCCGGCAACCGTCCGCGCACCGTGGTCAGCGGCGGCCCACTGGAGCTGGTGGTCATGTGGGGCGGCTTCCCGCTGCTCGGTGCCGCCACCGGCGGCCTGCTCGCGCTGGCGGCGGGCTGGGTCGCCGGGCTGCCCTGGGCACCCGTGCAGTGGCTCTTCGGGCTGCTGGACCGGCTGCCCGACGCACAGGCCATCGCCGGCACGGCCGCGGTGGGTGCGCTGGCCGGCCTGGTCGTCGCCGGGAACGGCACCGCCGAACGGCTCATCGTCACCGTCGACGCGGCGCAGGTCCGGCTGCGCCGCGCCGGCAAGGACCGGACCGTCGGGCGAGCCGAGACCCGGGCGGTCTTCGTCGACGACGGGCGCCTGGTGCTGCTCGACTCCGACGGCGCCGAGCTGGCCCGGGAGTCGACGGACCTGCCGGCCGACCGGCTGGCGGCGGCGTTCCGGACGCACGGATGGGGGTGGGCCGACGGCGATCCGCACCGGTCGGCCTACCGGCTGTGGGTGCCCGAGCTGCCCGGTCTGCCCACCGGGGCGGACGCCCTGCTGCGGGCACGCGACCGAGCGGTCCGGAAGGATCGCCGCGACGACGCCCGGGAACTGCGCAGGGAGTTGGGCCGGCTCGGGGTGGTCCTGCGCGACGAGGAGAAGCGGCAGTACTGGCGGCTGAACGGGCGCGCCGTCACGCCCGGGCAGCAGGAGACGACTTCTGCCGAGCGCGGGCCGGAAGGGCGGTAG
- a CDS encoding ABC transporter permease — protein MTTTTAPTAGAVAPRQHNPVRRPSLLRLTAVELRKLADTRAGRWLLITIGLVAAAIVTLQLIYAKDTAQTFVNFFTPSLLPIGVLLPVLGILSITSEWSQRTALTTYALVPRRERVVAAKLIAVVLAALASVLASLAIAAAGTLVASATGGAGSWRIDGALILNAVILQVTGVLMGAAFGLLLLNPPLAIVGYLLLPTLWGVLGEVVRPLRGPASWLDTSRTMEPLFSSDTITGEQWGRMTVSLLVWMVLPLAAGLVRTLRPEVS, from the coding sequence ATGACCACCACCACCGCGCCCACAGCCGGCGCCGTCGCGCCCCGGCAGCACAATCCGGTACGCCGCCCGTCGCTGCTCCGGCTCACCGCCGTGGAGCTGCGCAAGCTCGCCGACACCCGGGCCGGCCGCTGGCTGCTGATCACCATCGGCCTGGTCGCCGCCGCGATCGTCACCCTCCAGCTGATCTACGCCAAGGACACCGCACAGACCTTCGTCAACTTCTTCACGCCCTCGCTGCTGCCGATCGGGGTGCTGCTGCCGGTGCTCGGCATCCTGTCGATCACCAGCGAGTGGTCCCAGCGCACCGCCCTCACCACGTACGCGTTGGTACCCCGCCGGGAGCGGGTGGTGGCCGCGAAGCTGATCGCGGTGGTGCTGGCCGCACTGGCCTCGGTGCTGGCCAGCCTGGCCATCGCCGCCGCCGGGACGCTGGTGGCGTCGGCCACCGGCGGCGCGGGCAGCTGGCGGATCGACGGGGCGCTGATCCTGAACGCGGTGATCCTCCAGGTCACCGGCGTACTGATGGGTGCCGCCTTCGGCCTGCTGCTGCTCAACCCACCGCTGGCCATCGTCGGCTACCTGCTGCTGCCCACCCTCTGGGGAGTGCTCGGCGAGGTGGTCCGGCCCCTGCGCGGCCCGGCCAGTTGGCTGGACACCAGCCGGACCATGGAACCGTTGTTCAGCAGCGACACCATCACCGGCGAACAGTGGGGGCGGATGACGGTGTCCCTGCTGGTCTGGATGGTCCTTCCGCTGGCCGCCGGCCTGGTCCGGACGCTCCGCCCGGAAGTGTCCTGA
- a CDS encoding ABC transporter ATP-binding protein: MITVENLTKRYGPHPAVDDVSFQCEPGTVTGFLGPNGAGKSTTMRMICGLTAPTAGRATVSGRPYRDLPNPGREVGVLLDASAQHAGRTGREALTLSAYTMGLDRREVAAKLDLVGLNAVAAKRRVRAYSLGMRQRLGLAHALLGDPRVLILDEPANGLDPEGIFWMRGLLRDFADRGGTVLLSSHLLREVEAIADRLVVIGGGRIVAQGDKNELLAGGGTLVRARDGAALRRALDAAGLTAADGSDGLLVQADAEVVGQAAADAGVALAELRPASGGGLEQLFLTLTAGESTKEAVR; encoded by the coding sequence ATGATCACCGTGGAGAACCTCACCAAGCGATACGGGCCGCACCCGGCCGTGGACGACGTGTCGTTCCAGTGCGAGCCGGGCACAGTCACCGGCTTCCTCGGCCCGAACGGCGCCGGCAAGTCCACCACCATGCGGATGATCTGCGGGCTCACCGCACCGACGGCCGGCCGAGCCACCGTCTCCGGTCGGCCCTACCGGGACCTGCCCAACCCGGGACGGGAGGTCGGGGTGCTGCTGGACGCGTCCGCGCAGCACGCCGGTCGCACCGGCCGCGAGGCGTTGACGCTGTCCGCGTACACCATGGGGTTGGACCGGCGCGAGGTCGCCGCGAAGCTCGACCTGGTCGGGTTGAACGCGGTGGCCGCCAAGCGGCGGGTACGGGCGTACTCGCTGGGCATGCGCCAGCGGCTCGGGCTGGCGCACGCGCTGCTCGGTGACCCCCGGGTGCTCATCCTCGACGAGCCGGCGAACGGCCTGGACCCGGAGGGGATCTTCTGGATGCGCGGCCTGCTGCGCGACTTCGCCGACCGGGGCGGCACCGTGCTGCTCTCCTCCCACCTGCTGCGCGAGGTGGAGGCGATCGCGGACCGGCTGGTGGTTATCGGGGGCGGCCGGATCGTGGCCCAGGGCGACAAGAACGAACTGCTCGCCGGCGGCGGCACGCTGGTCCGGGCCCGCGACGGCGCGGCACTGCGCCGGGCGCTGGACGCGGCCGGCCTCACCGCCGCGGACGGCTCCGACGGGCTGCTCGTGCAGGCCGACGCCGAGGTGGTCGGCCAGGCCGCCGCGGACGCCGGTGTCGCGCTGGCCGAGCTGCGCCCCGCCAGCGGCGGTGGCCTGGAACAGCTCTTCCTCACCCTGACCGCCGGCGAATCCACCAAGGAGGCCGTCCGATGA
- a CDS encoding sensor histidine kinase: protein MTSLAVPEHPWLLPGALAGAASPDAATRRPRRTTRDWAVDTLAFLLSLVWVLFATADALSPDPAMTTALPHDWMAGVDALLGLTCCGLLWLRRRWPLGLVVATTPLTLFSMAAAIPLLILYFTVVVHRRTAVAVAVTGAGLVTNMVFSLLRPDPNMPYWATASWGVVLSFVVLSWGMFVRARRQLIVSLRDRAERAEAEQQLRVAQARHLERTRIAREMHDVLAHRISLLSLHAGALEFRPDAPPDEVARAAGVIRGSAHAALQDLREVIGVLRAEGDGDAPEPPQPTLADLPALIDESRTAGVRVNVSDSVVAPGDVPAALGRAAYRIVQEGLTNARKHAAGAAVTVDLAGGPGTGLTVAIGNRWPVGAPAGGEVPGAGTGLVGITERVTLAGGRLAYGRDDAGDFRLAAWLPWPA from the coding sequence GTGACCAGCCTCGCCGTGCCGGAACACCCCTGGCTGCTGCCCGGGGCGTTGGCCGGCGCGGCCAGCCCGGACGCGGCCACCCGGCGACCGCGCCGCACCACCCGGGACTGGGCGGTGGACACCCTGGCGTTCCTGCTCTCCCTGGTCTGGGTGCTGTTCGCCACGGCGGACGCCCTGTCGCCCGACCCGGCGATGACGACCGCGCTTCCGCACGACTGGATGGCCGGCGTGGACGCGCTGCTCGGGCTGACCTGCTGCGGGCTGCTCTGGCTGCGTCGGCGGTGGCCGCTCGGGCTGGTGGTGGCCACCACACCGCTGACGCTGTTCTCGATGGCCGCGGCCATCCCGCTGTTGATCCTCTACTTCACCGTGGTGGTGCACCGGCGGACTGCCGTCGCGGTGGCGGTGACCGGCGCCGGACTGGTCACCAACATGGTCTTCAGTTTGCTGCGCCCGGACCCGAACATGCCGTACTGGGCCACCGCGTCGTGGGGCGTGGTGCTCAGTTTCGTCGTGCTGTCCTGGGGGATGTTCGTGCGGGCCCGGCGGCAGTTGATCGTGTCGCTGCGGGACCGGGCCGAGCGGGCCGAGGCCGAGCAGCAGCTCCGGGTGGCCCAGGCCCGCCATCTCGAACGCACCCGGATCGCCCGGGAGATGCACGACGTGCTGGCTCACCGGATCTCGCTGCTCAGCCTGCACGCCGGCGCTCTGGAGTTCCGCCCGGACGCGCCGCCCGACGAGGTGGCCCGGGCGGCCGGGGTGATCCGGGGCAGCGCGCACGCCGCCCTGCAGGACCTGCGGGAGGTCATCGGGGTGCTGCGGGCGGAGGGCGACGGCGACGCTCCGGAGCCTCCGCAGCCCACCCTCGCCGACCTGCCGGCGCTGATCGACGAGTCGCGCACGGCCGGTGTGCGGGTCAACGTCAGTGACAGCGTCGTCGCGCCGGGGGACGTGCCGGCGGCGCTGGGTCGGGCCGCGTACCGGATCGTGCAGGAGGGGCTGACCAACGCCCGCAAGCACGCGGCCGGCGCGGCGGTCACCGTGGACCTGGCCGGCGGGCCGGGCACCGGCCTGACCGTGGCGATCGGCAACCGGTGGCCGGTGGGCGCCCCGGCCGGGGGAGAGGTGCCGGGCGCTGGCACCGGCCTGGTCGGCATCACCGAGCGGGTCACGCTGGCCGGCGGCCGGCTGGCGTACGGGCGGGACGACGCGGGCGACTTCCGGCTGGCGGCCTGGCTGCCGTGGCCGGCGTGA
- a CDS encoding response regulator, with protein MAAVAGVTGPPGQAGAATGTSPVRVLIVDDDALVRAGLSMILGGLPDLIVVGEAADGGEVPAAVAAYAPDVVLMDIRMPRVDGLTATEALRAQPQPPEVLVLTTFDADEQVLRALRAGAAGFLLKDTPPAEIVHAVRRVAAGEATLSPTVTRTLIAHVTAATPGPAGPDPRRERALRLLTGLSERERQVAVALGRGRTNAEIAGELFMSVATVKAYVSRLLTRLDLNNRVQVALLVHDAGLV; from the coding sequence CTGGCTGCCGTGGCCGGCGTGACCGGGCCGCCCGGCCAGGCCGGGGCAGCTACCGGCACCTCGCCGGTACGGGTGTTGATCGTGGACGACGACGCGCTGGTCCGGGCCGGGCTCTCGATGATCCTCGGCGGCCTGCCGGACCTGATCGTGGTGGGCGAGGCGGCCGACGGCGGCGAGGTGCCGGCGGCGGTGGCCGCGTACGCCCCGGACGTGGTGCTGATGGACATCCGGATGCCCCGGGTGGACGGGCTGACCGCCACCGAGGCGCTGCGCGCCCAGCCGCAACCGCCGGAGGTGCTGGTGCTGACCACCTTCGACGCCGACGAGCAGGTGCTGCGGGCGTTGCGCGCCGGGGCGGCCGGCTTCCTGCTCAAGGACACGCCGCCGGCGGAGATCGTGCACGCGGTGCGCCGGGTGGCTGCCGGCGAGGCGACGCTCTCCCCGACGGTGACCCGGACGCTGATCGCCCACGTGACCGCCGCCACCCCGGGCCCGGCCGGCCCCGACCCGCGTCGGGAGCGGGCGCTGCGGTTGCTCACCGGGCTCAGCGAGCGGGAGCGGCAGGTGGCCGTCGCGCTGGGCCGGGGTCGCACCAACGCGGAGATCGCGGGGGAGTTGTTCATGAGCGTGGCGACGGTGAAGGCGTACGTCTCCCGGCTGCTGACCCGCCTCGACCTCAACAACCGGGTCCAGGTGGCCCTGCTGGTGCACGACGCCGGCCTGGTCTGA
- a CDS encoding D-Ala-D-Ala carboxypeptidase family metallohydrolase yields MRVNTLKRAAVAFALALPGAAIAAVIAAPAAHADGCYTWNRTLTQGRSGDDVRQLQIRVAGWAGNRDIVELDGRYGPKTAAAIKRFQQAYGLRADGIAGPQTYAKLYQLQDNDCTPAHFTYSELDDGCGRGGYSGGPLSEAQTRQNALHTMWKLEALRKSLGDKPLNVTSGFRSRACNNQVGGAADSQHLYGNAADVTSRTSSLCEVARGARNNGFSGIYGPGYPDHDDHVHVDSRRQNNSDRSSNTTSWSAPDCGIGAGND; encoded by the coding sequence GTGCGCGTAAACACCTTGAAGCGGGCTGCCGTCGCATTCGCCCTGGCGCTGCCCGGGGCAGCGATCGCCGCGGTGATCGCCGCGCCAGCGGCGCACGCGGACGGCTGCTACACCTGGAACCGCACCCTGACCCAGGGACGCTCCGGCGACGATGTCCGCCAGTTGCAGATCCGGGTCGCCGGCTGGGCCGGGAACCGGGACATCGTGGAGCTCGACGGCCGCTACGGACCGAAGACCGCCGCCGCGATCAAGCGGTTCCAGCAGGCGTACGGGCTGCGCGCCGACGGGATCGCCGGCCCGCAGACCTACGCCAAGCTGTACCAGCTCCAGGACAACGACTGCACGCCCGCGCACTTCACCTACAGCGAACTGGACGACGGGTGCGGCCGCGGCGGGTACAGCGGCGGCCCGCTGTCGGAGGCCCAGACCCGGCAGAACGCGCTGCACACCATGTGGAAGCTGGAGGCGCTGCGCAAGAGCCTTGGCGACAAGCCGCTCAACGTGACGAGCGGGTTCCGCAGCCGGGCCTGCAACAACCAGGTCGGCGGCGCGGCGGACAGCCAGCACCTGTACGGCAACGCGGCCGACGTCACCTCGCGGACGTCGTCGCTGTGCGAGGTCGCCCGCGGTGCCCGCAACAACGGCTTCAGCGGGATCTACGGGCCCGGCTACCCCGACCACGACGACCACGTGCACGTCGACTCGCGGCGACAGAACAACAGCGACCGCAGCTCGAACACCACGAGCTGGTCCGCACCGGACTGCGGAATCGGGGCGGGCAACGACTGA
- a CDS encoding DUF6642 family protein — protein MARGGVFCVEGQWHRDLNERGSVLPTLELLERLGKIRFIHKDAATRDELFYFLDRWLLKQYADHRVGFFAMHGEPSRLCLTDWQSVELNEVAELMAGRAEGRRLYFGSCSVLRASDAVLREFLEVTGAALICGFTREVDWVESAAFETVLLDVLANGQRHNAAELRMGSAHWAPLASYLGFRVIYANGRAWRPSGRPRVPAQVVHRAATRPS, from the coding sequence GTGGCACGCGGTGGCGTCTTCTGTGTCGAGGGGCAGTGGCACCGCGACCTCAACGAGCGGGGTTCCGTGCTGCCCACCCTTGAGCTGCTGGAACGGCTGGGCAAGATCCGTTTCATCCACAAGGACGCGGCGACCCGCGACGAGCTGTTCTATTTTCTGGACCGCTGGCTGCTCAAGCAGTACGCCGACCACCGGGTCGGCTTCTTCGCCATGCACGGCGAGCCGAGCCGGCTCTGCCTCACCGACTGGCAGTCGGTGGAGTTGAACGAGGTGGCCGAGTTGATGGCCGGCCGCGCCGAGGGGCGCCGACTCTATTTCGGCAGTTGTTCGGTGCTGCGCGCCTCGGATGCGGTGCTGCGCGAGTTTCTGGAGGTCACCGGCGCCGCGCTGATCTGCGGTTTTACCCGGGAAGTCGACTGGGTCGAATCGGCGGCCTTCGAAACCGTACTGCTCGACGTGCTGGCCAACGGCCAGCGACACAATGCCGCCGAGCTGCGAATGGGCTCGGCGCACTGGGCGCCGCTCGCCTCGTACCTCGGTTTCCGGGTGATCTACGCCAACGGTCGGGCCTGGCGCCCGTCCGGCCGGCCCCGGGTGCCTGCCCAGGTGGTGCACCGCGCCGCCACCCGGCCCTCCTGA
- a CDS encoding PPOX class F420-dependent oxidoreductase has protein sequence MAPSIAKNTRVDRDTLLDFLRPRHRVVLMTTRADGRPQSSPVSAGIDGQGRLVVSTYPERAKATNIRRDPRVSACVLSDDWNGPWVQLDGTAEVLDLPEALEPLVEYFRCISGEHPDWDDYRAAMVRQGKSLIRVTIDAWGPIATGGFPARLAG, from the coding sequence ATGGCGCCCAGCATCGCGAAGAACACCCGGGTCGACCGGGACACCCTGCTCGACTTCCTTCGGCCGCGACACCGCGTCGTACTGATGACCACCCGGGCCGACGGCCGCCCGCAGTCCTCCCCGGTCTCCGCCGGCATCGACGGCCAGGGCCGGCTGGTCGTCTCCACCTACCCCGAGCGGGCCAAGGCGACCAACATCCGCCGCGACCCCCGGGTCTCGGCCTGCGTGCTCTCCGACGACTGGAACGGGCCCTGGGTGCAGCTCGACGGCACCGCCGAGGTGTTGGACCTGCCCGAGGCGCTGGAGCCGCTGGTCGAGTACTTCCGGTGCATCTCCGGCGAGCACCCGGACTGGGACGACTACCGGGCGGCGATGGTGCGCCAGGGCAAGTCGCTGATCCGGGTCACCATCGACGCGTGGGGTCCGATCGCCACCGGCGGCTTCCCGGCCCGGCTCGCCGGCTGA
- a CDS encoding NAD(P)-dependent oxidoreductase — protein MSTIVVFGAGGTAGSRVTAEAIGRGHRVIAAVRRPEATSYLPTGVRVVTGDATSERSVREVAPDADALVVAIGGGGPELWRNAAENLVTTLREMPAAPRIIHLGGGSTLLTPRGTRIMDEPDFPAQYRDSALGQADALDYYRTAADGVTWTYVSPPPLEFHPGERTGHYRTGTDQPVTDDQGRSVLTYEDLAVAIVDEIEQPRHQNARFTAAY, from the coding sequence GTGAGCACCATCGTCGTGTTTGGCGCGGGCGGCACCGCCGGTTCGCGGGTCACCGCCGAGGCGATCGGCCGGGGGCACCGGGTGATCGCCGCGGTCCGCCGCCCGGAGGCCACCTCGTACCTGCCCACCGGGGTACGGGTCGTGACCGGGGACGCCACCAGCGAGCGGAGCGTCCGGGAGGTGGCGCCGGACGCGGACGCGCTGGTGGTGGCGATCGGCGGCGGCGGACCCGAGCTGTGGCGGAACGCGGCGGAGAACCTGGTGACCACGCTGCGGGAGATGCCGGCCGCGCCGCGGATCATCCACCTGGGCGGCGGGTCGACCCTGCTCACCCCGCGCGGCACCCGCATCATGGACGAGCCGGACTTCCCGGCGCAGTACCGGGACTCGGCGCTGGGCCAGGCCGACGCCCTGGACTACTACCGCACCGCCGCCGACGGGGTGACCTGGACCTACGTCTCCCCGCCGCCGCTGGAGTTCCACCCCGGCGAGCGCACCGGGCACTACCGCACCGGCACCGACCAGCCGGTCACCGACGATCAGGGCCGCTCGGTGCTGACCTACGAGGACCTGGCGGTGGCGATCGTCGACGAGATCGAGCAGCCTCGGCACCAGAACGCGCGCTTCACCGCCGCGTACTGA
- a CDS encoding serine hydrolase domain-containing protein, protein MSVARSKDPDQIGFDPARLARIDEHFGGYVDDGRLAGWQVVVTRRGEVAHSSTYGLRDRESGAPVEADTLWRIYSMTKPVTSVAAMMLWEEGRFELTDEISRWLPEFADLRVYSKGSTLKPHTVPAIEPIRVWHLLTHTAGLTYGFMQTSVVDGLYRAAGYDLYPPTDVDLAGACAAFGELPLLFQPGTAWGYSVATDVLGRLVEVVSGQSLDAFFADRIFRPLGMTDTRWWVEGDEAERLAALYAPDPRSGQAIRYDRLGSLAYRKPVLHSGGGGLISSAADYHRFTQMLLRGGELDGVRLLGPRTVRFMTRNHLPEGQDLGTLSTGGFAETTLDGVGFGLGFAVIDDPIPSRVPSSVGEYYWGGVASTAFWVDPSEEITALLFTQLMPSSTYPLRSQLRQLVYSALVA, encoded by the coding sequence GTGAGTGTGGCGCGGAGCAAGGACCCCGATCAGATCGGCTTCGACCCGGCGCGGCTGGCGCGGATCGACGAACACTTCGGCGGGTACGTCGACGACGGCCGGCTGGCCGGCTGGCAGGTGGTGGTCACCCGCCGCGGCGAGGTGGCGCACTCCTCGACGTACGGGCTGCGGGACCGGGAGTCGGGTGCTCCGGTCGAGGCCGACACTCTCTGGCGGATCTATTCGATGACCAAACCGGTCACCTCGGTCGCGGCGATGATGCTGTGGGAAGAGGGCCGGTTCGAGCTGACCGACGAGATCAGCCGCTGGCTGCCGGAGTTCGCCGACCTGCGGGTCTACTCGAAGGGGTCGACGCTCAAGCCGCACACCGTGCCGGCGATCGAGCCGATCCGGGTCTGGCACCTGCTCACCCACACCGCCGGCCTGACGTACGGCTTCATGCAGACCTCGGTGGTCGACGGGCTCTACCGGGCCGCCGGCTACGACCTGTACCCGCCAACGGACGTCGACCTGGCCGGTGCCTGCGCGGCGTTCGGCGAGCTGCCGCTGCTGTTCCAACCCGGCACCGCCTGGGGCTACTCGGTCGCCACCGACGTGCTCGGCCGGCTGGTCGAGGTGGTCTCCGGGCAGAGCCTCGACGCGTTCTTCGCCGACCGGATCTTCCGCCCGCTAGGCATGACCGACACCCGGTGGTGGGTCGAGGGCGACGAGGCCGAGCGGCTGGCGGCGCTCTACGCACCGGACCCGCGCAGCGGCCAGGCGATCCGCTACGACAGGCTCGGCTCGCTCGCGTACCGCAAGCCGGTGTTGCACTCCGGCGGCGGCGGCCTGATCTCCAGCGCCGCCGACTACCACCGCTTCACGCAGATGCTGCTGCGCGGCGGCGAGCTAGACGGGGTCCGCCTGCTCGGGCCGCGCACGGTGCGCTTCATGACCCGCAACCACCTGCCCGAGGGTCAGGACCTGGGCACCCTGTCCACCGGCGGCTTCGCCGAGACGACCCTGGACGGGGTCGGCTTCGGCCTCGGCTTCGCGGTGATCGACGACCCGATCCCCAGCCGGGTGCCGAGCAGTGTCGGCGAGTACTACTGGGGCGGGGTGGCCAGCACCGCGTTCTGGGTGGACCCATCCGAGGAGATCACCGCGCTCCTCTTCACCCAGCTGATGCCGTCGAGCACGTACCCGTTGCGCTCCCAACTACGCCAGCTCGTCTACTCCGCCCTGGTCGCCTGA
- a CDS encoding pentapeptide repeat-containing protein: protein MPELTEDVTFRHEDWYGEELTDRHFVGCEFFHVDLTEAVSRGAVFTGCTFGNVLFNASRHVDSAFTRCTFKRCNFFEAEFTGCKMVGSTFTQCDLRPLTVAGGDWSFVALPGADLRGVRLTDVRMREADLTGANLTGATLSSVDLSGAQLHSSRLGGADLRGSDLTALDPTVVERAGAIIDGEQAVIIAQALGFQIG, encoded by the coding sequence ATGCCGGAGCTGACCGAGGACGTGACCTTCCGCCACGAGGACTGGTACGGCGAGGAGTTGACCGACCGGCACTTCGTGGGCTGCGAGTTCTTCCACGTGGACCTCACCGAGGCGGTGAGCCGCGGCGCGGTCTTCACCGGCTGCACGTTCGGCAACGTGCTGTTCAACGCCTCCCGGCACGTCGACTCCGCCTTCACCCGCTGCACCTTCAAGCGGTGCAACTTCTTCGAGGCCGAGTTCACCGGTTGCAAGATGGTCGGCAGCACCTTCACTCAGTGCGACCTGCGTCCGCTGACGGTCGCCGGCGGCGACTGGTCCTTCGTCGCGCTGCCCGGCGCGGACCTGCGCGGCGTCCGGCTCACCGACGTGCGGATGCGCGAGGCCGACCTGACCGGCGCCAACCTGACCGGCGCCACGCTGAGCAGCGTGGACCTCTCCGGCGCGCAGCTGCACAGCTCCCGGCTGGGCGGCGCCGACCTGCGCGGCAGCGACCTGACCGCGCTCGACCCGACGGTGGTCGAGCGGGCCGGTGCCATCATCGACGGCGAGCAGGCCGTGATCATCGCGCAGGCGCTCGGCTTCCAGATCGGCTGA
- a CDS encoding nitroreductase family deazaflavin-dependent oxidoreductase, giving the protein MTASEQVVDSPQGWVAEHIQRYVETGGAEGHEWRPGVYTLLLTTRGRHSGKLRRTALIYGRDGDGYLVVGSQGGAPKHPAWFLNLLAEPQVEVQVGGETFTARARTATAEEKPRMWSTMAAIWPAYDDYQAKTDREIPVVVLERL; this is encoded by the coding sequence ATGACGGCCAGCGAGCAGGTGGTGGACAGCCCTCAGGGCTGGGTCGCCGAGCACATCCAGCGGTACGTCGAGACCGGCGGCGCCGAGGGGCACGAGTGGCGGCCAGGCGTCTACACGCTGCTGCTGACCACCCGGGGTCGGCACAGCGGCAAGCTGCGGCGCACCGCGTTGATCTACGGCCGGGACGGTGACGGCTACCTGGTGGTCGGGTCGCAGGGCGGTGCCCCGAAGCACCCGGCCTGGTTCCTCAACCTGCTGGCGGAGCCGCAGGTCGAGGTGCAGGTCGGTGGGGAGACGTTCACCGCGCGGGCCCGCACCGCGACGGCGGAGGAGAAGCCGCGGATGTGGTCCACGATGGCGGCCATCTGGCCGGCGTACGACGACTACCAGGCCAAGACCGACCGGGAGATCCCGGTGGTGGTGCTGGAACGGCTCTGA